One Gemmatimonadota bacterium DNA window includes the following coding sequences:
- a CDS encoding molybdenum cofactor guanylyltransferase: MTAREEVTGVILAGGKSSRFGSNKALSRIDGDRLIERLCRTVGSVTGRMMLITNTPADYAFLELESRKDLVPRCGPIGGIYTALMTAHTPLCLCVACDMPFVRPEFLEYMMERSSGYDVVVPVNDGRVEPLCAVYRETCVPAIEDRIHARRYKIAGFFDEVRVLRLVPEEGGFHDDGMFFNINDRTDYDEALKRMTDQAR, translated from the coding sequence ATGACAGCCAGAGAAGAAGTTACGGGCGTCATCCTCGCCGGAGGAAAGAGCAGCCGGTTCGGCTCGAACAAGGCACTCAGCCGGATCGACGGAGACCGCCTGATCGAACGGCTTTGCCGGACGGTCGGTTCGGTGACGGGACGGATGATGCTGATCACCAACACCCCGGCAGACTACGCCTTCCTGGAGCTGGAAAGCCGGAAGGACCTGGTGCCCCGCTGCGGGCCCATCGGCGGCATTTATACCGCGCTAATGACGGCGCATACGCCGCTTTGCCTGTGCGTTGCCTGCGACATGCCTTTTGTCAGGCCGGAATTCCTGGAATACATGATGGAGCGGTCGTCCGGCTACGACGTGGTCGTCCCCGTGAACGACGGACGGGTGGAACCGCTGTGCGCGGTTTATCGTGAGACCTGCGTCCCGGCGATCGAGGACCGGATCCATGCGCGCAGATACAAGATCGCCGGATTCTTCGACGAGGTGCGCGTCCTGCGCCTTGTACCGGAGGAGGGTGGGTTCCACGACGACGGCATGTTCTTCAACATCAACGACAGGACGGATTACGACGAAGCGCTGAAGCGCATGACGGACCAGGCGCGCTAG